The following proteins are co-located in the Malus sylvestris chromosome 13, drMalSylv7.2, whole genome shotgun sequence genome:
- the LOC126595206 gene encoding nudix hydrolase 2-like, with protein MRGVGRSTGRASLTGFAEIENVIAVCKWVSENLSADGILWVNPRPRGPKPRSTEGETSSESLVLSGTHDHYGGVIVHINDNDPMDPATFLSLLTSSIAYWKLQGKKGVWIKLPIEQVNLVEVAVKERFWYHHAEPMYSMLVYWIPQSSHTLPCNATHRVRIGTFVLNLNHIDIIEGTWSGGEALWGSGG; from the coding sequence ATGAGAGGGGTTGGGAGGTCAACAGGGAGGGCCTCTCTCACTGGGTttgcagaaattgaaaatgtaaTTGCTGTCTGCAAATGGGTTTCTGAGAATCTATCAGCTGACGGGATTTTGTGGGTCAACCCACGACCACGTGGCCCAAAGCCAAGATCCACTGAAGGTGAAACTAGTTCAGAAAGTCTTGTTCTAAGTGGTACGCATGACCATTACGGAGGTGTCATCGTCCACATCAACGACAATGATCCCATGGATCCTGCCACCTTCCTTTCATTGCTTACCTCTTCGATTGCCTACTGGAAACTTCAGGGGAAAAAGGGTGTTTGGATCAAGTTGCCTATAGAACAAGTAAATCTTGTTGAAGTTGCAGTCAAGGAAAGATTTTGGTACCATCATGCAGAGCCTATGTATTCGATGCTCGTGTATTGGATTCCTCAATCCTCTCACACCCTTCCTTGCAACGCCACCCACCGTGTCAGAATTGGCACTTTCGTCCTCAACCTCAACCACATCGACATTATCGAAGGAACTTGGAGCGGCGGAGAGGCACTTTGGGGTAGTGGAGGATGA